Proteins encoded within one genomic window of Neoarius graeffei isolate fNeoGra1 chromosome 18, fNeoGra1.pri, whole genome shotgun sequence:
- the LOC132866079 gene encoding protein NYNRIN-like has translation MAFLGLINYCRQWIPDCSTYDKCLRSAILHSDPLTQPLVWSDEMLSAFRALKQALCSAPALGLPNYRLPFHLYVCNQQGTASGVLAQEHGGGMRPCAFLSKTLDSVAQGLPACLRAVAACAVMVTDAERLVLSHPLVLHTSHDVVHVLKNLSTQHLSAQRRSGYESILLATENLTVKPSSSFDSLAHALQRLLNSQDDFLPSETHDCISSILFETSIRPDLRSTPLLSGDSLFVDGSCSRPSDGVFVCGYSVCRLPDETVEAFSLPFSSAQAAELYALTRACVIAQDTDVTIYTDSRYAFGVAHDFGRIWASRGFTTADESCCDNS, from the exons atggcttttctgggacttatcaattactgccgccagtggattcctgactgttccacctatgacaagtgtctgcgctctgcaattctgcactcggaccctttgactcagcccttgGTATGGTCTGACGAGATGTTGTCGGCCTTCAGGGCCCTGAagcaggctttatgctcggctcctgctctcggacttccgaattaccgtttgccgtttcatttatatgtgtgcaaccagcagggaactgcgtctggggttttggcgcaggagcacggggggggtatgcggccttgtgcgttcctctctaaaactctcgATTCTGTGGCtcagggtctccctgcttgcctcagggcggtggctgcatgtgctgtcatggtcacggacgctgaacggctggttttgtctcacccgctcgttctccacacctcacatgatgtagtgcacgttttaaagaacctcagtacccagcatttatctgcgcagcgtcgctctggatacgagtctattcttttggccaccgaaaaccttactgttaagccctcctcctcctttgattctctcgcacacgctcttcagcgcctcctcaattcacaggatgattttcttccttctgaaacacacgactgcatttctagcattcttttcgagacaagtatccgccccgacttacgttccaccccgttactttcaggtgattcacTGTTCGTGGATGGCTCGTgttcacgcccctctgacggcgtttttgtgtgtggttattctgtgtgccgccttcctgatgaaactgttgaagctttttctcttcctttctcctcggctcaggctgccgaactatacgctctaacccgtgcatgtgttattgctcaggacacagacgtcactatctacactgactcacgttacgctttcggcgttgctcacgactttggtcggatttgggcttcgcgtgggttcaccactgcagacg aaagttgctgtgacaatagctga